From one Buchnera aphidicola (Cinara pseudotaxifoliae) genomic stretch:
- a CDS encoding flagellar biosynthesis protein FlhA — MFILLNFIKKINNGGLHSLSAPILILVTLFMLILPLPSFFLDLLFAFNIVISIIILIVAMFTTEILDFSSFPVVLLFSTLLRLSLNIASTRIILLNGHTGSFSAGRVIESFGYFLIGGNFFIGFVIFTILVTINFLVITKGSGRIAEVGARFILDAMPGKQMAIDADLNAGFISTKEAKLRRMNVYKEADFYGSMDGASKFIRGDAIAGIIIMLVNIVGGLIIGIIQHNMLFSQAVKIYSVLTIGDGLVAQIPSLIISIASGVILTRVGSEKTSVSKQIINQVFNNPQVIFFSGVVFGIFGVIPGMPNFIFLFFSISLFILSWHLYNQKNIRQNSFKKLVSQKNQKLHLSWNDIQFERLIVLQLNSHFFNSLYKEVYNDLLCKLHILRKNIAKNFGFLIPEIDCIHNSRLENGQYKIFVKGVEIESGFIFLDKILAVNTGKNTVTIPGGIKVKEPVFDLPAFWIDIASKDLVIKKKLLVVEPNSVIITHLDKIIRYNLHDFFGFQETQQFLDRVSQNFPKLVNHVVPKIISITVLQNILQNLLYDRIPITDIRTIFETLLKHGDARKNDTDNLTSIIRIALRKFITQKFFSNSKNICVVGLSAKIENILLKIVDNKKSKLEPLFSEKLIKKTKLSLIFQKQNTLPAVLLVHPKIRVLLAKLFTTSIPELTVLSFLEISEDRTIKIVHTIDTDRF, encoded by the coding sequence ATGTTTATTTTATTAAATTTTATTAAAAAAATTAATAATGGAGGATTACATTCTTTATCTGCTCCGATATTAATTTTAGTAACTTTATTTATGTTAATCTTGCCCCTACCATCTTTTTTTTTAGACTTGTTGTTTGCTTTTAATATTGTTATTTCAATTATTATTTTAATTGTAGCTATGTTTACTACCGAAATATTAGATTTTTCTTCTTTTCCTGTCGTTTTGTTATTTTCAACTTTATTACGATTATCATTAAATATTGCTTCTACACGTATAATCCTATTAAACGGGCATACTGGTTCATTTTCTGCGGGGCGTGTTATTGAATCATTTGGTTATTTTTTGATTGGTGGAAACTTTTTTATTGGTTTTGTTATTTTTACTATTTTAGTAACTATAAATTTTTTAGTTATTACTAAAGGTTCTGGAAGAATAGCAGAAGTAGGAGCTAGATTTATTTTAGACGCTATGCCAGGAAAACAAATGGCTATTGATGCTGATTTAAATGCTGGTTTTATTTCTACAAAAGAAGCAAAATTAAGGCGTATGAATGTTTATAAAGAAGCAGATTTTTATGGTTCAATGGACGGAGCTAGTAAATTTATTAGAGGAGATGCTATTGCTGGCATTATAATAATGCTTGTAAATATCGTAGGTGGTTTAATTATAGGAATTATTCAACATAATATGTTATTTTCACAAGCAGTAAAAATATATAGTGTTTTAACCATCGGAGATGGTCTAGTAGCTCAAATTCCTTCTTTAATTATATCAATAGCTTCAGGTGTAATTTTAACGCGTGTAGGTTCTGAAAAAACTAGTGTTAGTAAACAGATAATTAATCAAGTTTTTAATAATCCACAAGTTATATTTTTTAGTGGAGTTGTTTTTGGTATATTTGGCGTTATACCAGGAATGCCGAATTTTATTTTTTTGTTTTTTTCTATAAGTTTGTTTATTTTATCATGGCATCTATATAATCAAAAAAATATACGTCAAAATTCTTTTAAAAAATTAGTTTCACAAAAGAATCAAAAACTTCATTTATCATGGAATGATATTCAATTTGAACGTTTAATAGTTCTACAGCTAAATTCTCATTTTTTTAATTCTTTATATAAAGAAGTATATAATGATTTATTATGTAAATTACATATTTTAAGAAAAAACATAGCTAAAAATTTTGGATTTTTGATTCCCGAAATTGATTGTATTCATAATTCTAGATTAGAAAATGGACAATATAAAATTTTTGTAAAAGGAGTAGAAATTGAATCAGGGTTTATTTTTTTAGACAAAATATTAGCTGTAAATACTGGAAAGAACACAGTTACTATACCAGGAGGCATAAAAGTAAAAGAACCGGTTTTTGACTTACCTGCTTTTTGGATTGATATAGCTTCTAAAGATTTAGTTATAAAAAAAAAATTATTAGTTGTAGAACCTAATTCTGTAATTATCACACATCTTGATAAAATTATTAGATATAATTTACACGATTTTTTTGGTTTTCAGGAAACACAGCAATTTTTAGATCGTGTTTCGCAAAATTTTCCAAAATTAGTTAATCACGTAGTACCGAAGATAATTTCAATAACTGTTCTACAAAATATTTTACAGAATTTATTATATGATCGTATACCAATAACAGATATAAGAACAATTTTTGAAACATTACTAAAACATGGTGATGCTAGAAAAAATGATACAGATAATTTAACTAGCATTATTCGTATTGCTTTACGAAAATTTATTACACAAAAATTTTTTTCTAACTCTAAAAATATTTGTGTTGTTGGATTAAGCGCTAAAATAGAAAATATATTATTAAAAATTGTTGATAATAAAAAAAGTAAATTAGAACCCTTGTTTTCAGAAAAATTGATCAAAAAAACTAAATTATCACTTATTTTTCAAAAACAAAATACTTTACCGGCAGTATTATTAGTGCATCCAAAAATTCGTGTTTTATTAGCAAAATTATTTACAACAAGTATTCCTGAATTAACAGTTTTATCATTTTTAGAAATCTCTGAAGATCGAACCATAAAAATTGTTCATACAATTGATACAGATAGATTTTAA
- the dnaQ gene encoding DNA polymerase III subunit epsilon: protein MNSLYSSRQVVLDIETTGMNKTGCLYINHKIIEIGILEIVNRKYTGKYLHYYLNPKRNIEKEAYKIHGISEDFLLDKPLFSDIYLKIINFIKKSEIIVHNSIFDISFLDYEFSKLNLNINKICKFSTITDTLCIARKLFPGKKNSLDALCNRYNIKNSKRNFHGALLDSWILFKLYLYMTSKQHEIVFQTSNIKKVIPSLNKEFNKNKPLKILFASISENEKHKKYINMIDKNNI from the coding sequence ATGAATTCTTTATACAGTTCTAGACAAGTGGTTCTAGATATAGAGACCACCGGAATGAATAAAACTGGTTGTTTATATATTAATCATAAAATTATAGAAATTGGTATTTTAGAAATTGTTAATAGAAAATATACTGGTAAATATTTACATTATTATTTAAATCCTAAACGTAATATTGAAAAAGAAGCATATAAAATTCATGGTATTTCTGAAGATTTTTTATTAGATAAACCACTTTTTTCAGACATTTATTTAAAAATTATCAATTTTATAAAAAAATCAGAAATTATAGTACATAACTCTATTTTTGATATTAGTTTTTTAGATTATGAATTTAGTAAATTAAATCTTAATATTAATAAAATATGCAAATTTAGTACAATTACAGATACTTTATGTATTGCTAGAAAATTATTTCCTGGAAAAAAAAATAGTTTAGATGCTTTGTGTAACAGATATAATATTAAAAACTCTAAAAGAAATTTTCATGGAGCTTTGTTAGATTCTTGGATTCTTTTTAAGTTATATTTATATATGACAAGTAAACAACACGAAATAGTATTTCAAACTAGTAATATAAAAAAAGTAATTCCGTCTTTAAACAAAGAATTTAATAAAAATAAACCTTTGAAGATTTTATTTGCTTCGATTTCAGAAAATGAAAAACATAAAAAATATATAAATATGATTGATAAAAATAATATTTAA
- the smpB gene encoding SsrA-binding protein SmpB, with amino-acid sequence MSFTKKKNKKKVFINKKAQYNFFIKKTIISGIVLQGWEVKSIRLGHVQLTSGYITINNNEIYLIGVHIQPLTTVVNSCVCQSDRTRKLLLHKKEIGAVLNYIQKKGYTVVPLKLFWRKSWCKIKIGIAKGKSKRDKRLDEKNNSWKIDQSTIFKRISLNKKR; translated from the coding sequence TTGAGTTTTACAAAAAAAAAAAATAAAAAAAAAGTTTTTATAAATAAAAAAGCCCAGTATAATTTTTTTATAAAAAAAACTATTATATCAGGTATTGTTTTACAGGGATGGGAAGTAAAATCTATTCGATTAGGTCATGTACAGCTTACATCTGGATATATAACTATTAATAATAATGAAATATATTTAATTGGAGTACACATTCAACCGCTAACTACTGTTGTGAATTCTTGTGTATGTCAATCAGATCGTACTAGAAAATTATTATTGCATAAAAAAGAAATAGGAGCGGTACTTAATTACATACAAAAAAAAGGTTATACAGTTGTTCCACTGAAATTATTTTGGCGTAAATCTTGGTGCAAAATTAAAATTGGAATAGCTAAAGGTAAATCAAAAAGAGATAAACGATTAGATGAAAAAAATAATTCTTGGAAAATAGATCAATCTACTATATTTAAAAGAATATCCTTAAACAAAAAAAGATGA
- the rnc gene encoding ribonuclease III has product MNAIVMNKLQQFIGYTFTNVSLLKHALTHRSASTKHNERLEFLGDSILSFVIAKALYHHFPKVNEGGMSRMRATLVRGNTLAEIASEFSLGNYLKLGHGEKKSGGFKRESILANAIEAVIASIFLDSNIYTVEKIVLQWYKNRFMKMNPIGTKKDPKTRLQEFLQSKRLPLPVYNIGQICGAAHNQIFTIYCKINGLSEILIGIGASRRKAEQDAAQNALIRLEVE; this is encoded by the coding sequence ATGAATGCAATAGTAATGAACAAATTACAACAGTTTATTGGTTATACATTTACTAATGTATCTCTATTAAAACATGCTTTAACACACAGAAGCGCTAGTACGAAACATAATGAAAGATTAGAATTTTTAGGAGATTCTATTTTAAGTTTTGTTATAGCAAAAGCTCTATATCATCATTTTCCCAAAGTAAATGAAGGAGGTATGAGTCGAATGCGCGCAACTTTAGTACGAGGTAATACTTTAGCAGAAATTGCATCTGAATTTTCTTTAGGAAATTATTTAAAATTAGGACATGGAGAAAAAAAAAGTGGAGGATTTAAAAGAGAATCTATATTAGCAAACGCTATTGAAGCTGTAATAGCTAGTATATTTTTAGATAGTAATATTTATACTGTAGAAAAAATAGTATTACAGTGGTATAAAAATCGTTTTATGAAAATGAATCCTATAGGAACAAAAAAAGATCCTAAAACTCGATTACAAGAATTTTTACAATCTAAACGTCTTCCTTTACCTGTATATAACATAGGACAGATATGTGGCGCGGCGCACAATCAAATTTTTACTATTTACTGTAAAATAAACGGATTATCGGAGATATTAATTGGAATTGGAGCTAGCAGAAGAAAAGCTGAACAAGATGCTGCTCAAAATGCATTAATTCGATTGGAGGTAGAATAG
- the tadA gene encoding tRNA adenosine(34) deaminase TadA, translating to MSIVNIDNYWMKQALKQAYCAKNKGEIPIGSVLVKDNDLVSSSQNSCISLFDVSAHAEILAIQRGSSILKNYRLYNTSLYVTHEPCLMCSSAIISARIRKVVYGSYSFKKYKFSFLMNLLYIHNVKHHIKDIKSGILLNECSNLLKDFFKNKR from the coding sequence ATGAGCATAGTTAATATTGATAATTATTGGATGAAACAAGCATTAAAACAAGCGTATTGTGCTAAAAATAAAGGAGAAATACCTATCGGATCTGTTTTAGTAAAGGATAATGATCTTGTGAGTTCTTCACAAAATTCTTGTATTTCTCTTTTTGATGTAAGCGCCCATGCTGAGATTTTAGCAATACAAAGAGGAAGTAGTATATTAAAAAATTATAGACTATATAACACTTCTTTATATGTAACACATGAACCGTGTTTAATGTGTTCTTCTGCAATTATATCTGCTAGGATACGCAAAGTAGTTTATGGTTCTTATAGTTTTAAAAAATATAAATTTTCTTTTTTAATGAATTTATTGTATATACATAATGTAAAACATCATATAAAAGATATTAAATCTGGCATTCTATTAAATGAATGCTCAAATTTATTAAAAGATTTTTTTAAAAATAAAAGATAA
- the argS gene encoding arginine--tRNA ligase codes for MNIQKFLKKKIKKIYKKYGISDDLDPVVRKNIKNNEIDYQVNGIIKFKKITLFSPYKLAIHISNHMKKLNIHKNISVLQPGFINITLKSTWLNKHINNMYCSKNFNISKKKSKTIVIDYSSPNIAKEMHVGHLRSTILGDVTARVMEFLGHNVIRQNHIGDWGTQFGILITQLQSKSYTSCHNIESIYQTAYLKYQTDPIFIKKAKKNVVRLQNKNKNCLKIWSTLVKSTIKKNNEVYKKLNVSLTNNDIRGESFYNFMLPGIISDLKKKKIAIHCEGSIIVPLKKFKNRIGQNMGVIVQKSNGAFLYTTTDIACLKYRCNTLKAHRIIYYVDKRQTQHLLQVWEIARKAKYVNVDTILEHHSFGMILYKNKKPFKTRHGKIIRLLDLLNKSIYRAKKIIKHKNPKMNNEEIKLIAYNIGIGAIKYFDLSKNRMSDYIFNWNQMLSLDGNTAPYIQYAYTRIQSVIKKNKLHDNISSYPIKIFTSYERKLVLVILQFEETISQLEKHGTPHLMCNYLYDLSGKFSKFYENCSILFVKEIHIKFSRIKLSILTARIIKKGLYLLGINTVSKM; via the coding sequence ATGAATATTCAAAAATTTTTAAAAAAAAAAATAAAAAAAATATATAAAAAATACGGAATTTCAGATGATTTGGATCCTGTTGTTCGAAAAAATATAAAAAATAATGAAATTGACTATCAAGTCAATGGAATTATTAAATTTAAAAAAATAACATTATTTTCTCCATATAAATTAGCAATTCATATTTCTAATCATATGAAAAAATTAAATATACATAAAAACATCTCTGTTCTTCAGCCAGGATTTATTAATATTACTTTAAAATCTACATGGCTTAACAAGCATATTAATAATATGTATTGTTCAAAAAATTTTAATATTTCAAAAAAAAAATCAAAAACTATTGTAATTGATTATTCTTCACCCAATATTGCTAAAGAAATGCATGTAGGGCATTTACGATCAACTATTTTAGGTGATGTAACCGCTAGAGTCATGGAATTTTTGGGACATAACGTAATTAGACAAAATCATATTGGCGATTGGGGCACACAATTTGGAATATTAATTACACAATTACAATCAAAATCATATACATCATGCCACAATATTGAATCAATCTATCAAACAGCATATTTAAAATATCAAACTGATCCAATTTTTATAAAAAAAGCAAAAAAAAATGTAGTAAGGTTACAAAATAAAAATAAAAATTGTTTAAAAATATGGAGTACTTTAGTAAAATCAACTATAAAAAAAAATAACGAAGTATATAAAAAATTAAACGTTTCTCTTACCAATAATGATATTCGAGGAGAAAGTTTTTATAATTTTATGTTACCTGGTATAATTTCTGACTTGAAGAAAAAAAAAATTGCCATTCATTGTGAAGGATCTATTATTGTTCCACTGAAAAAATTTAAAAATCGTATAGGTCAAAATATGGGAGTTATTGTACAAAAATCAAATGGTGCATTTTTATACACTACAACAGATATTGCTTGCTTAAAGTATAGATGCAATACCTTAAAAGCACATAGAATTATTTATTATGTTGATAAAAGACAAACACAACATTTGTTACAAGTATGGGAAATAGCTAGAAAAGCAAAATATGTAAATGTTGACACGATATTAGAACATCATTCTTTTGGAATGATTTTATATAAAAATAAAAAACCTTTTAAAACACGTCATGGAAAAATAATTCGATTACTAGATTTATTAAACAAAAGTATTTACAGAGCAAAAAAAATAATAAAACACAAAAACCCAAAAATGAATAATGAAGAAATAAAATTAATTGCCTATAATATTGGAATTGGAGCTATAAAATATTTTGATCTATCAAAAAATAGAATGTCAGATTATATTTTTAACTGGAATCAAATGTTATCTTTAGACGGTAATACAGCTCCTTATATACAATATGCGTATACACGAATTCAATCAGTTATTAAAAAAAACAAACTACACGATAATATATCTTCATATCCTATCAAAATTTTTACATCATATGAACGAAAACTAGTATTAGTAATATTACAATTTGAAGAAACTATATCTCAATTAGAAAAACACGGAACACCCCATCTGATGTGTAATTATTTATACGATCTTTCTGGAAAATTTTCAAAATTTTACGAAAATTGTTCTATTTTGTTCGTAAAAGAAATACACATCAAATTCAGTAGAATAAAGTTATCTATATTAACCGCTAGAATAATCAAAAAAGGTTTATATTTATTAGGAATTAATACTGTATCAAAAATGTAA
- the lepA gene encoding translation elongation factor 4 encodes MKYIRNFSIIAHIDHGKSTLSDRLIQICGGLSKREMSEQVLDTMDIERERGITIKAQSVTINYVSKSGKKFCLNFIDTPGHVNFAYEVSRALSACEGALLLVDSAQGVQAQTVANCFNALKMKLSVLPVLNKIDLSNSHPQKVRQDIEDIIGISTENIVLCSAKTGLGIPELLEKIITVIPSPKGSNDNPLQALVIDSWFDKYLGVVSLIRVKNGYIKIKDKILILRTKQVYQVDQLGIFTPKRILKSMLSCGEVGWIICGIKNIRSILVGETITSLINPSNTLLSGFKKIKPKIYAGLFPIQNNQYNQFKDALKKLQLNDSSLFYESENSQALGFGFRCGFLGMLHMEIIQSRLEREYNIKIIITAPTVVYEVIILKNKKKIYLDNPIKFPNFNCIYEIREPIALCNILTPVKYIGEIIKLCIKKRGIQKNLIYHNTQTIIQYEIPLSEVILNFFDQLKSISSGYASLEYSFVGFKKSDLVKIDILINSIKIDALSSICHKKNSVYFAKNMIGKIKKIIPRHQFNVPIQASINNNIISRTNIVQLRKNVLSKCYGGDISRKKKLLQKQKKGKKRMKIIGNVKIPHEIFFSILQLD; translated from the coding sequence ATGAAATACATAAGAAATTTTTCTATTATTGCTCACATAGATCATGGAAAATCTACTTTATCTGATCGATTAATACAAATTTGTGGTGGTTTATCTAAAAGAGAAATGTCTGAACAAGTTTTAGATACCATGGATATAGAACGAGAACGAGGAATTACAATTAAAGCACAAAGTGTAACAATCAATTATGTTTCTAAATCGGGAAAAAAATTTTGTTTAAATTTTATTGATACACCCGGACATGTAAATTTTGCATATGAAGTCTCAAGAGCTTTATCTGCATGTGAAGGAGCGTTATTGTTAGTAGATTCTGCACAAGGTGTTCAAGCACAAACTGTTGCAAATTGTTTTAATGCTTTAAAAATGAAGTTATCTGTTTTACCTGTTCTAAATAAAATTGATTTATCTAATTCTCATCCCCAAAAAGTGCGTCAAGATATAGAAGATATAATCGGTATTTCTACTGAAAACATTGTCTTATGTTCTGCAAAAACAGGTCTGGGAATACCAGAATTATTAGAAAAAATAATAACTGTCATTCCTTCTCCTAAAGGAAGTAACGATAATCCTTTACAAGCGTTAGTAATTGATTCTTGGTTTGATAAATATTTAGGAGTAGTATCATTGATACGTGTAAAAAACGGTTATATAAAAATAAAAGATAAAATTCTTATTTTAAGAACAAAGCAAGTTTATCAAGTAGATCAGTTAGGTATATTTACACCAAAAAGAATTTTAAAATCAATGTTATCATGCGGAGAAGTCGGCTGGATAATTTGCGGTATTAAAAATATTCGATCTATATTAGTTGGAGAAACAATTACATCATTAATAAATCCTTCTAATACATTATTGTCCGGTTTTAAAAAAATCAAACCTAAAATATATGCAGGTTTGTTTCCTATACAAAATAATCAGTATAATCAGTTTAAAGATGCTTTAAAGAAACTACAGTTAAATGATTCTTCTTTATTTTATGAATCTGAAAATTCACAAGCATTAGGTTTTGGTTTTAGATGTGGTTTTTTAGGCATGTTACACATGGAAATTATTCAATCTCGTTTAGAAAGAGAATATAATATAAAAATAATCATAACAGCACCTACAGTGGTATATGAAGTAATTATTCTAAAAAACAAAAAAAAAATTTATTTAGATAATCCTATAAAATTTCCTAATTTTAATTGTATTTATGAAATTAGAGAACCAATAGCATTGTGTAATATTTTAACACCTGTTAAGTATATAGGAGAAATTATTAAATTATGTATTAAAAAAAGAGGTATACAAAAAAATTTAATATATCATAATACTCAAACTATAATTCAGTATGAAATTCCATTATCTGAAGTTATTTTGAATTTTTTTGATCAGTTAAAATCTATATCCAGTGGATATGCTTCGCTAGAATACAGCTTTGTTGGTTTTAAAAAAAGTGATTTGGTTAAAATTGATATTTTGATTAATTCTATTAAAATCGATGCATTATCGTCTATATGTCACAAAAAAAATTCTGTTTATTTTGCAAAAAATATGATAGGAAAAATAAAAAAAATAATACCGAGACATCAATTTAATGTACCAATTCAAGCTTCCATTAATAACAACATCATTTCTCGAACTAACATCGTTCAACTTAGAAAAAATGTATTATCTAAATGTTATGGAGGTGATATTAGTAGAAAAAAAAAATTGTTACAGAAACAAAAAAAAGGAAAAAAAAGAATGAAAATTATAGGAAATGTTAAAATCCCTCATGAAATATTTTTTTCAATACTACAATTAGATTAA
- the era gene encoding GTPase Era → MKEDTFFGKVLVVGRTNVGKSTLINQFITSKISITSRRPNTTQTHVTGIYTSKVIQFELIDSPGIQISYKNYLDKKKLRDTYNLIKDTNIVIFVITSFVWTPQEKNLLEYIKKKNNEYIMVINKIDKIKDKKSLLPFIFKISQLIKNHEIFLISAKKKMYLEQLLICIKKKLPILNHKHLDHIKTTCTKKFLIAEVIRETLINLLNKELVYAFTVSISFLYQDTKKRYTIKSIIFVNNLRHKKIIIGSKGKKIKQCCCKSRYKLEKLFKEYVFLNIQVKIK, encoded by the coding sequence ATGAAAGAAGATACTTTTTTTGGCAAAGTATTGGTTGTTGGTCGAACTAATGTAGGTAAGTCTACTTTAATAAATCAGTTTATAACATCTAAAATTTCTATTACATCACGTAGACCTAATACGACTCAAACACACGTAACTGGTATTTATACTTCTAAAGTAATTCAATTTGAATTAATTGATTCTCCGGGAATACAAATTAGTTATAAAAATTATTTAGATAAAAAAAAATTACGTGATACTTATAATTTGATTAAAGACACAAACATTGTAATTTTTGTAATTACTAGTTTTGTATGGACTCCACAAGAAAAAAATTTATTAGAATATATTAAAAAAAAAAATAATGAATATATCATGGTAATTAATAAAATTGATAAAATTAAAGATAAAAAATCATTATTACCATTTATTTTTAAAATAAGCCAGTTAATTAAAAATCATGAAATTTTTTTAATTTCAGCTAAAAAAAAAATGTATCTAGAACAGTTATTAATTTGTATTAAAAAAAAATTACCAATATTAAATCACAAACATTTAGATCACATAAAAACAACTTGTACTAAAAAATTTTTAATCGCAGAAGTAATTAGAGAAACTTTAATTAATCTTTTAAATAAGGAATTAGTATATGCTTTTACAGTATCGATATCCTTTTTATATCAAGATACAAAAAAAAGATACACTATTAAAAGTATAATTTTTGTTAATAATCTACGTCACAAAAAAATAATTATTGGTTCTAAAGGAAAAAAAATAAAGCAATGTTGTTGCAAATCACGGTATAAATTAGAAAAATTATTTAAAGAATACGTTTTTTTAAATATACAAGTAAAGATAAAATAA
- a CDS encoding nucleotide exchange factor GrpE has product MNSNNFLKNKSENKKANSTSSDSTLELYKKLLKKKKLKLSILKKDLLDKCNDYSEKLLQLEKRLQKKVNNTYNFSLEKKIMSILPVIDSIDSTENALNNCNNDISDICTCLKKIQKNFSSLFLKYNILVINSINIPFDPNLHQAISIDFSEKYKNNYISKIIQKGYLLHNRLLRPALVSVSKKR; this is encoded by the coding sequence ATGAATAGTAATAATTTTTTAAAAAATAAATCTGAAAATAAAAAAGCTAATAGCACTAGTAGTGATTCTACTTTAGAATTATATAAAAAATTACTAAAAAAAAAAAAGTTAAAATTATCGATTTTAAAAAAAGATTTATTAGACAAATGTAATGATTATTCAGAAAAATTATTGCAACTTGAAAAAAGATTACAAAAAAAAGTTAATAATACTTACAATTTTTCTCTTGAAAAGAAGATTATGTCAATATTACCTGTTATTGACAGTATAGATTCAACAGAAAATGCATTAAATAATTGTAACAATGATATTTCAGATATTTGTACATGTTTAAAAAAAATACAAAAAAATTTTTCTTCCTTGTTTTTAAAATATAATATTTTAGTTATTAATTCCATTAATATACCCTTTGATCCTAATTTACATCAAGCTATATCTATTGATTTTTCTGAAAAATATAAAAATAATTATATTTCTAAAATTATTCAAAAAGGATATTTATTGCACAATAGATTGTTAAGACCAGCTTTAGTTTCGGTTTCTAAAAAAAGATAA
- the lepB gene encoding signal peptidase I → MKLLNKYTFIIMTGILGILWISYYISFVYNVFSKKKKTIYFNKSLQQLLQIFPFIFFIFIFRLFFYEPFTISSHSMFPTLLAGDYVIVQKFSCIKNNINDKKIEFKKYKPVRNDVIVFQYPHYTKKNYIKRVIGIPGDTIIYHPFTKKIYIVKNKNIKNTNIFYEKQKNKMNKKTHPIYCRYNDKNIGTYRCLKKKLYREKLCDHIHNIIVTHGIKNFLHKPYKQYNNKIKWMWVIPKNKYFVMGDNRDQSSDSRFWGLVSKKNILGKARYIWFNVNYTNKNWLNTILFNRIFKKIQ, encoded by the coding sequence ATGAAACTTTTAAATAAATATACATTTATTATTATGACTGGAATATTAGGAATTTTATGGATATCATATTATATATCTTTTGTTTATAATGTTTTTTCAAAAAAAAAAAAAACAATATATTTTAATAAATCATTACAACAACTACTTCAAATTTTTCCATTTATCTTTTTTATCTTTATTTTTAGATTGTTTTTTTACGAACCTTTTACTATTTCTTCACATTCTATGTTTCCAACATTATTAGCAGGTGATTATGTAATAGTACAAAAATTTTCTTGTATTAAAAATAATATTAATGATAAAAAAATTGAATTTAAAAAATATAAACCCGTTAGAAACGATGTTATCGTATTTCAATATCCACATTACACAAAAAAAAATTATATTAAACGTGTTATAGGTATTCCCGGAGATACAATTATCTATCATCCTTTTACAAAAAAAATATATATTGTAAAAAATAAAAATATAAAAAATACAAACATTTTTTATGAAAAACAAAAAAACAAAATGAATAAAAAAACACATCCTATTTATTGTAGATATAATGATAAGAATATAGGCACATATAGGTGTTTGAAAAAAAAATTATATCGAGAAAAGTTGTGTGATCATATACACAATATAATTGTTACACATGGAATAAAAAATTTTTTACATAAACCATATAAACAATATAACAATAAAATAAAATGGATGTGGGTTATTCCTAAAAACAAATATTTTGTGATGGGTGATAATAGAGATCAAAGTTCAGATAGTAGATTTTGGGGTTTAGTTTCAAAAAAAAACATTTTAGGAAAAGCTAGATATATATGGTTTAATGTAAATTACACTAATAAAAATTGGCTGAACACAATTTTATTTAATAGAATTTTTAAAAAAATTCAATAA
- the acpS gene encoding holo-ACP synthase codes for MAIIGIGIDMVSVKRFKRLIICYGFLIPNKILSKKELIEYKIYNNKEKFLSIRFSAKEAIAKALGIGIYKNMFLKNCEIMHDSYGKLVVRMYGFLKKKIKKLKVKNIFLSITDSFKYTQSIVIIEN; via the coding sequence ATGGCAATTATTGGTATTGGAATAGATATGGTAAGTGTAAAACGTTTTAAAAGATTAATTATTTGTTATGGATTTTTAATACCTAATAAAATTTTGTCGAAAAAAGAATTGATAGAATATAAAATATATAATAATAAAGAGAAGTTTTTGTCTATAAGGTTTTCTGCAAAAGAAGCCATAGCTAAGGCTTTAGGAATAGGGATTTATAAAAATATGTTTCTAAAAAACTGTGAAATTATGCATGATTCATATGGTAAATTAGTTGTTCGCATGTATGGATTTTTAAAAAAAAAAATAAAAAAATTAAAAGTTAAAAATATTTTCTTAAGTATTACAGATTCGTTTAAATATACTCAATCTATTGTGATAATAGAAAATTAG